A stretch of the Lolium perenne isolate Kyuss_39 chromosome 3, Kyuss_2.0, whole genome shotgun sequence genome encodes the following:
- the LOC127342478 gene encoding germin-like protein 5-1: MMARSCSSLFLAAVAVALVLAVPSLASDPDNLQDICVADLNSELKLNGFPCKANATAEDFFSGILAKPGATNTTSGSVVTGANVEKVPGLNTLGVSLSRIDYAPGGLNPPHTHPRATELVFVLYGELDVGFITTANKLFAKTICEGDVFAFPRGLVHFQKNSGDKPAAVISAFNSQLPGTQSIAMTLFGASPEVPDDVLAKAFQIGTEEVDKIKSKFAPKS; encoded by the exons ATGATGGCCCGGTCTTGCTCTTCCCTGTTTctcgcggcggtggcggtggcgcttgTCCTCGCGGTGCCGTCGCTCGCCAGCGACCCCGACAACCTCCAGGACATCTGCGTCGCCGATCTCAACTCAG AGCTCAAGCTGAACGGGTTCCCGTGCAAGGCGAACGCCACGGCGGAGGACTTCTTCAGCGGCATCCTCGCCAAGCCCGGCGCCACCAATACCACCTCCGGCTCCGTCGTCACCGGCGCCAACGTCGAGAAGGTGCCCGGCCTCAACACCCTCGGCGTCTCCCTCTCTCGCATCGACTACGCCCCCGGCGGCCTCAACCCGCCGCACACCCACCCGCGCGCCACTGAGCTCGTCTTCGTCCTCTACGGCGAGCTCGACGTCggcttcatcaccaccgccaaCAAGCTCTTCGCCAAGACCATCTGCGAGGGCGACGTCTTCGCCTTCCCGCGGGGCCTCGTGCACTTCCAGAAGAACAGCGGCGACAAGCCCGCCGCCGTCATCTCCGCCTTCAACAGCCAGCTCCCCGGCACGCAGTCCATCGCCATGACGCTCTTCGGGGCCTCCCCGGAGGTGCCCGACGACGTGCTCGCCAAGGCCTTCCAGATCGGCACCGAGGAGGTCGACAAGATCAAGTCCAAGTTTGCACCAAAGAGTTGA